In one Scomber japonicus isolate fScoJap1 chromosome 6, fScoJap1.pri, whole genome shotgun sequence genomic region, the following are encoded:
- the tmem91 gene encoding synapse differentiation-inducing gene protein 1 → MENLDELEHPLLGESPSNSQASKQGLGPGPGPGSVPVPGQAPGGLFKGILVKCEEDRAYPPLTWTNYRGHPPEIQQQQLLDPCSLPRTLESFYPPAPIWGHPDSLLSKDYLETTFVDIRPGSTLERKLLAETQDYNSVSYSMDDEDDLLPDSDDSSIEDFSDTDSENNFPLMIPQDYLGLAFFSMLCCFWPLGIAAFYLSQKTNKASAQGDFQGANAASRQALWLSVLSIVFGIITYICAIAALISYLSGKPP, encoded by the exons ATGGAGAATCTAGATGAGCTGGAGCACCCTCTTCTGGGAGAAAGTCCCAGTAACAGCCAAGCATCAAAGCAGGGGCTAGGGCCCGGACCTGGACCTGGATCTGTACCTGTACCTGGACAGGCCCCTGGTGGACTGTTTAAGGGCATCTTGGTTAAATGTGAGGAGGACAGGGCCTACCCTCCTTTAACGTGGACAAACTATCGTGGACATCCTCCTgagatccagcagcagcagttactGGATCCCTGCTCATTACCTCGCACACTGGAGTCTTTCTACCCACCGGCGCCCATCTGGGGCCACCCAGACTCCCTGCTCAGCAAAGACTACCTGGAGACCACCTTTGTGGACATTAGGCCAGGCTCTACGCTGGAGAGGAAGCTCCTGGCTGAGACGCAGGACTACAACAGTGTTTCCTACAGCatggatgatgaagatgacctTCTTCCTGACTCTGAT GACTCATCCATTGAGGACTTCAGTGATACAGACAGTGAGAACAACTTCCCTCTGATGATCCCTCAGGACTACCTGGGTCTGGCCTTTTTCTCCATGCTCTGTTGCTTCTGGCCCTTGGGCATCGCTGCCTTCTACCTTTCACAGAAg ACCAACAAGGCGTCAGCACAGGGGGATTTTCAAGGGGCCAACGCAGCATCTCGCCAGGCTCTGTGGCTCTCAGTTCTCTCCATCGTTTTTGGGATCATAACGTACATCTGCGCCATTGCTGCGTTGATTTCCTACCTGTCTGGAAAACCACCATAA
- the exosc5 gene encoding exosome complex component RRP46, whose protein sequence is MEVCGSSNVALREFGCEQSLLSRPDGSASFIQGDTSVLAGVYGPAEVKVSKEIYDRATLEVLVQPKVGLPSVRERSQEQCVRETCEASLLSTLHPRSSLTLVLQVLHDDGSLLSGFLNAACMAFMDAGLPMSCLFCGVTCAIHADGQIITDPTAAQEKESRALMTFAIDSTEHRVLMSSTKGSFSVHELQQCIAVSQKASEKIFQFYRDSVRRRYSKTL, encoded by the exons ATGGAGGTGTGCGGATCTTCTAATGTTGCTCTGAGAGAGTTTGGCTGTGAGCAAAGTTTATTGTCTCGGCCTGACGGTTCAGCGTCTTTCATTCAAG GAGACACAAGTGTGTTGGCTGGAGTATACGGACCAGCTGAGGTCAAAGTCAGCAAGGAAATATATGACCGAGCAACCTTGGAGGTGCTGGTACAGCCTAAAGTTGGACTGCCAA GTGTGAGAGAGCGATCCCAGGAGCAGTGTGTACGAGAAACCTGTGAAGCGTCTTTACTCTCCACACTTCATCCTCGCTCCTCCCTCACTCTCGTTCTTCAGGTGCTGCATGATGATGGTTCA CTCTTATCCGGCTTTTTGAATGCCGCCTGCATGGCTTTCATGGATGCAGGCCTGCCCATGAGTTGCCTGTTCTGTGGAGTGACCTGTGCCATCCATGCAGACGGTCAGATCATCACGGACCCCACTGCAGCTCAGGAAAAG GAAAGTCGAGCTTTGATGACCTTTGCTATTGACAGTACAGAACACAGAGTATTGATGTCATCAACCAAAGGATCATTTTCAGTTCATGAG CTGCAGCAGTGTATAGCCGTGAGTCAGAAAGCATCAGAGAAGATATTCCAGTTCTACAGAGATTCTGTCAGACGACGATACTCCAAAACCCTCTGA